A section of the Jatrophihabitans sp. genome encodes:
- a CDS encoding TauD/TfdA family dioxygenase: MTTSIEPEVRLVAGALGAELHGIDVNTLTDEGFDRIHELLLAHQVVFITGQTGMTPEAHIALGRRFGEVELHPYLPRLEGYPEIVIINSEEGGKVDVWHTDMTFHQSPPQVSILQLLKVPQTGGDTMFTNQCMVYEELSAPLRDFLDGLTAIHVIRIGNEFTSRAEHPVVRVHPETGRRSLYVNRLFTSHIPQLTRNESDAILEYLFRFSEGPQFTCRYRWQAGDIAIWDNRVTQHYAVNDYRDLRRGQRVTVLGDHPTGDQPRWEHYVAAPGQRYWPDRVNAVDNY; encoded by the coding sequence GTGACCACTTCGATCGAGCCCGAGGTCCGGCTGGTGGCGGGCGCGCTGGGCGCGGAGCTCCACGGCATCGACGTGAACACGCTCACCGACGAGGGCTTCGATCGCATCCACGAACTGCTGCTGGCCCACCAAGTGGTGTTCATCACTGGCCAGACCGGCATGACGCCCGAGGCGCACATCGCGCTCGGCCGGCGCTTCGGCGAGGTCGAGCTGCACCCTTACCTGCCCCGGCTGGAGGGTTACCCGGAGATCGTCATCATCAACTCCGAAGAGGGCGGCAAGGTCGACGTCTGGCACACCGACATGACCTTTCACCAGAGCCCGCCGCAGGTGTCCATCCTGCAGCTGCTGAAGGTTCCGCAGACCGGCGGCGACACCATGTTCACCAACCAGTGCATGGTGTACGAGGAGCTGTCCGCGCCGCTGCGAGACTTCCTGGACGGGTTGACCGCGATCCACGTGATCCGGATCGGCAACGAGTTCACCAGCCGCGCCGAGCACCCGGTGGTGCGGGTGCACCCGGAGACCGGCCGCCGTTCGCTTTATGTCAACAGGCTTTTCACCTCGCACATCCCGCAGCTGACCCGCAACGAGAGCGACGCGATCCTGGAGTACCTGTTCAGGTTCTCCGAGGGACCGCAGTTCACCTGCCGCTACCGCTGGCAGGCCGGTGACATCGCGATCTGGGACAACCGCGTCACCCAGCACTACGCGGTCAACGACTACCGCGACCTGCGCCGTGGTCAGCGGGTCACCGTGCTGGGCGATCATCCGACCGGTGACCAGCCCAGGTGGGAGCACTACGTCGCCGCGCCCGGGCAGCGTTACTGGCCCGACCGGGTCAACGCGGTCGACAACTACTAG